Proteins found in one Bremerella volcania genomic segment:
- a CDS encoding M48 family metallopeptidase: protein MTLNGDSEHNGHARRLSIQYGRKRIEYQLLYSARKTLAIDVHPDLSVVVTAPKGADDNAIDEKMHKRAAWIVQQQRFFENYLPTIPPRRYVSGESHRYLGRQYRLRVHQGDEETVKMSRGQINVTLVDPSKKTRIKTLVVSWFRKRAEAVFQELFDDMATKVERHGIKADRFEIRRMKNRWGSCTKEGHILLNPDLVIAPKQCIEYVIVHEICHLQEHNHGPGFYRLLKALMPDWEKRRERLNNCVSPS, encoded by the coding sequence ATGACGCTCAATGGCGACTCTGAGCACAATGGCCATGCCCGACGACTCTCGATCCAATATGGACGCAAGCGGATTGAATACCAGCTTCTATACTCTGCACGTAAGACGTTAGCGATTGATGTGCATCCCGATTTGTCGGTTGTTGTGACTGCCCCAAAAGGTGCGGACGATAACGCCATCGATGAAAAGATGCACAAACGAGCGGCATGGATCGTCCAACAGCAGCGATTCTTTGAAAACTATCTGCCAACGATTCCCCCTCGACGCTATGTCAGTGGCGAGTCGCATCGGTACTTGGGACGGCAGTATCGGTTGCGAGTCCATCAAGGGGACGAGGAAACCGTCAAGATGTCACGTGGGCAGATCAACGTCACTCTCGTTGATCCATCGAAAAAGACACGCATCAAGACGCTTGTTGTCAGTTGGTTCCGAAAACGTGCGGAAGCGGTCTTCCAAGAGTTATTCGACGACATGGCCACAAAGGTTGAGCGACATGGAATCAAGGCAGACCGTTTCGAGATTCGCCGAATGAAGAATCGCTGGGGGAGTTGTACCAAAGAAGGCCATATCTTGCTAAATCCAGATCTGGTAATCGCCCCTAAGCAGTGCATCGAGTACGTGATTGTCCACGAAATTTGTCACTTGCAAGAACACAATCACGGTCCGGGCTTCTATCGATTGCTTAAAGCCCTGATGCCTGATTGGGAAAAGCGGCGAGAAAGACTGAATAACTGTGTCTCTCCTTCTTGA
- a CDS encoding restriction endonuclease subunit S, producing MFLKRLQQDGRFRVPDGWKISLLDDLAKRGTGHTPDKRFPEYYGGGIKWVSLKDSDKLDRRWISDTEDEISEAGIANSSAVLHPPGVVIVSRDAGVGKSAITTEPMAVSQHFVVWNCGPHLDNTFLYYWLQLTKKEFERVAVGSTIKTIGLPYFRKLDILQPPIPEQQKIAAILSTWDRAIELTEKLIAAKQKRKQALMQQLLTGKVRFKEFEGRSWKWVELGKLTKSVKRPISWDDEQLYKLASIRRHSKGMFFREPAYGHQIKVKKLFTIEQNDFLISNIQAAYGAMGLVPKKFHNTYISDQYTVLIAKNEDAFDISFLGFISETSWFRHQILLACNGFFAERLRLLFSASELLKRKVFVPPSIEEQRRIVEVLRTAVRELKYDQSRLKYLKEQKKGLMQQLLTGKVRVNVDANTVNG from the coding sequence ATGTTTCTCAAACGACTTCAACAAGACGGACGGTTCAGAGTCCCAGACGGTTGGAAGATCAGCCTTCTTGATGATCTTGCAAAGAGAGGCACAGGACACACGCCAGACAAAAGATTCCCTGAGTATTACGGCGGTGGAATTAAATGGGTATCACTGAAAGATTCCGACAAACTTGATCGACGTTGGATCAGCGATACGGAAGATGAAATTTCCGAGGCAGGAATCGCAAACTCCTCGGCAGTGCTTCATCCACCCGGAGTCGTCATCGTTTCGAGAGATGCAGGTGTTGGCAAGAGTGCCATTACAACTGAGCCAATGGCTGTCAGCCAACACTTTGTAGTGTGGAACTGCGGACCGCACTTGGATAACACCTTTCTCTATTACTGGCTCCAATTGACAAAGAAGGAGTTCGAAAGAGTCGCCGTAGGTTCAACTATCAAAACGATTGGATTGCCATACTTTCGAAAACTGGACATTCTTCAACCGCCCATTCCCGAACAGCAAAAGATCGCCGCCATTCTTTCGACGTGGGATCGGGCGATTGAATTGACCGAGAAGCTGATCGCCGCCAAGCAGAAACGCAAACAAGCTCTCATGCAGCAGCTTCTCACGGGCAAGGTGCGATTCAAGGAGTTTGAAGGGAGATCTTGGAAATGGGTAGAGCTTGGAAAGTTAACTAAGTCCGTCAAGCGTCCAATTTCATGGGACGACGAACAGTTGTACAAGCTTGCGAGCATTCGACGACACTCGAAAGGAATGTTTTTCCGAGAGCCTGCGTATGGGCATCAGATAAAGGTGAAGAAGCTATTTACTATCGAACAAAATGACTTTCTGATCTCCAACATTCAGGCAGCATACGGTGCGATGGGACTTGTCCCTAAAAAGTTTCACAACACTTATATCTCGGATCAGTACACGGTTCTGATAGCGAAAAATGAGGATGCGTTTGACATTTCGTTTCTGGGATTCATTTCTGAAACTTCGTGGTTTCGACACCAAATCTTGTTGGCTTGCAATGGATTCTTTGCAGAACGACTTCGCCTGCTTTTCTCCGCAAGCGAACTCCTCAAGCGAAAGGTGTTTGTTCCACCCAGCATTGAGGAACAGCGGCGGATCGTTGAGGTCTTGCGTACCGCAGTTCGAGAACTGAAGTACGACCAAAGCAGACTAAAATACCTAAAAGAACAAAAGAAGGGGCTGATGCAGCAGCTTCTTACCGGCAAAGTCCGGGTCAACGTGGATGCCAATACGGTGAATGGGTGA
- a CDS encoding type I restriction endonuclease subunit R: MAVSEFLEDLVSHLPALQLLQAVGYQYLTPTESLDLRGGKRSRVVLEAILTVQLRKLNQITFKGQTHDFTESNLKTAVDALTNIPFDGLVKTNEQVFDLLTLGKAIEQTIDGNKRSYTLQYIDWEHPENNVYHIADEFEVERTASHELRRPDIVLFVNGIPLAVIECKRPDQRDAVEDGISQHLRNQRQDEIPGLFVCSQLLGSICQNHGKYATTGTPKKFWSAWKEEHADDLDVKLAKLVNTPLTAEQLARMYESRKPLVAAKMQEILASGQRLPSPQDRLLYCLFRPERLLEMAYRYIVFDKSIKKVARYQQYFAIGETLTRVTKSKGDQQRTGGVIWHTTGSGKSLTMVMLAKALSLEPTIKNPKVVIVTDRVDLDRQIWKTFLACRKSVERANSGSHLVQLVSQGKVDIITTIIDKFESAASTHELRDESNNVFVLVDESHRSQYGLAHAKMKQVFPNACYIGFTGTPLLKQEKSTATKFGGFIHTYPMRKAVEDKAVTPILYEGRMSEMHGDQKAIDKWFDRITKDLSDEQKADLKKKFRREEELTKTSERLYEIAFDIATHFCETFKGTKFKGQFAVSSKAMALKYHLLFEEIGKEHPNRAVSTRVIISPPDTREDNETIEEEDIPEIQQFWKKMMDEFGSEKKYLERIIDDFEKTPKPEIIICVDKLLTGFDAPCNTVLYIDKRLRDHNILQAIARVNRLFDGKDFGLVVDYRGIFGALDEAVKTYDALGDFDEEDIEGTFTDLEDEISKLSERHTNVWAVFNEVPNKQDLEAMQQHLRPEDVRQDFYDTLNEFSKTLQLAMSSAKFHEETPKATVQRYVQDMKYFRNLRAAVKQRYNEAVDYSEYEDQIRNMVDKYIGADEVKRIVKPVNIFEVDNLEEELDEIEGTAAKADFIASRVKKTCTEKMEEDPVLYQKLSEVIDEAIKAYLEQRMSEEEYLKKMFEAWNEAKEQGSSKVPAELRSDPEAKAYFRLLQEGFEKVSEDGRTDLAGIAAETALKAKKIVEERKIRDWTDNRDVVHAMMNDLDDLMFSAKGRYDLPLSSEDIDEILDGIMRVAKRRETQP; encoded by the coding sequence ATGGCAGTATCGGAGTTCCTCGAAGATTTGGTCTCGCATTTGCCTGCGTTACAACTTTTGCAGGCAGTTGGATACCAATATCTCACGCCGACCGAATCACTCGACCTGCGGGGCGGCAAACGCAGCCGAGTTGTGTTGGAAGCGATTCTCACCGTGCAACTCCGTAAGCTGAACCAGATCACCTTCAAAGGACAGACGCACGATTTCACCGAGAGCAACCTCAAGACTGCCGTTGATGCCCTAACGAACATCCCCTTCGATGGTTTGGTGAAGACGAATGAGCAGGTATTCGATCTGCTGACGCTGGGGAAAGCGATTGAGCAGACCATCGACGGAAACAAGCGGAGCTACACGCTTCAGTACATCGATTGGGAACACCCGGAGAATAACGTCTACCACATCGCCGATGAGTTCGAGGTCGAGCGGACCGCTTCGCACGAACTACGGCGACCGGACATTGTACTATTCGTCAATGGGATTCCTTTGGCCGTCATCGAGTGCAAACGACCGGATCAACGGGATGCGGTTGAGGATGGCATCAGCCAACATCTTCGCAACCAGCGGCAGGACGAGATTCCCGGTCTGTTCGTCTGCTCTCAACTTCTGGGATCGATCTGCCAGAACCACGGCAAGTACGCCACGACCGGCACACCCAAGAAGTTCTGGTCTGCTTGGAAGGAAGAACACGCCGACGATCTAGACGTGAAACTTGCCAAGCTAGTCAACACGCCATTAACGGCGGAACAATTGGCCCGAATGTACGAGAGCAGAAAGCCGTTGGTTGCGGCCAAGATGCAGGAGATTCTTGCATCAGGGCAGCGGTTGCCATCTCCACAGGATCGGCTGCTGTACTGTCTGTTTCGACCGGAACGCCTGTTGGAAATGGCGTATCGGTACATCGTCTTCGACAAGAGTATCAAAAAGGTGGCTCGCTATCAGCAGTATTTCGCCATCGGGGAAACGCTGACGAGAGTCACTAAGTCGAAGGGAGACCAGCAGCGAACGGGCGGCGTGATCTGGCACACGACCGGCAGCGGCAAGAGCCTGACAATGGTGATGCTTGCCAAGGCGTTGTCGCTGGAACCGACGATTAAGAATCCTAAGGTGGTAATCGTTACCGACCGAGTTGACCTCGACCGGCAGATCTGGAAGACGTTCCTTGCCTGTCGCAAATCAGTTGAGCGGGCCAATAGCGGTAGCCATCTGGTTCAATTGGTGTCGCAAGGTAAAGTGGACATCATCACGACGATTATCGACAAGTTTGAGTCGGCTGCATCGACTCATGAACTACGGGACGAGAGTAACAATGTCTTCGTGCTGGTAGATGAAAGTCATCGCAGCCAATACGGGCTGGCTCATGCCAAAATGAAGCAGGTTTTCCCGAATGCCTGTTACATCGGTTTTACCGGCACGCCGCTGCTCAAACAGGAAAAGAGTACCGCTACCAAGTTCGGCGGCTTTATTCACACCTACCCGATGCGGAAGGCGGTCGAGGACAAGGCAGTCACACCAATCTTATACGAAGGCCGGATGTCGGAAATGCATGGCGACCAGAAGGCCATCGACAAGTGGTTTGATCGAATCACCAAGGATTTGTCCGACGAGCAGAAAGCCGATCTCAAGAAGAAGTTTCGTCGGGAAGAGGAACTGACGAAGACTTCGGAGCGACTGTACGAGATCGCCTTTGATATTGCCACCCACTTTTGTGAGACCTTCAAAGGAACGAAGTTCAAAGGACAGTTTGCCGTCAGCAGCAAAGCGATGGCACTCAAGTATCATCTGCTATTTGAGGAGATCGGCAAGGAACACCCTAACCGGGCAGTCTCAACTCGTGTGATTATTTCGCCACCTGATACACGGGAAGACAACGAAACGATTGAAGAGGAAGACATTCCAGAGATTCAACAATTCTGGAAGAAGATGATGGACGAATTCGGTTCCGAGAAGAAATACCTCGAACGAATCATCGATGACTTCGAGAAGACACCGAAGCCGGAAATTATCATCTGCGTGGACAAACTGCTGACCGGGTTTGATGCACCTTGTAATACAGTGTTGTACATCGACAAGCGATTGCGAGACCACAACATTCTGCAAGCTATTGCCCGTGTGAACCGTTTATTTGATGGCAAAGACTTTGGGCTGGTCGTTGATTATCGAGGTATCTTTGGGGCACTCGATGAAGCTGTAAAGACTTACGATGCCTTGGGGGACTTCGACGAGGAAGACATCGAAGGGACGTTTACCGATCTTGAGGATGAGATTTCCAAACTGAGTGAACGCCACACCAATGTTTGGGCAGTCTTCAACGAAGTCCCGAATAAGCAGGACTTAGAAGCGATGCAGCAGCACCTTCGTCCTGAAGATGTGAGGCAGGATTTCTACGATACGCTCAACGAGTTCTCGAAGACGCTGCAACTGGCGATGTCTTCAGCCAAGTTTCATGAGGAGACACCGAAAGCGACCGTGCAACGCTATGTGCAGGACATGAAGTATTTCCGTAATCTGCGTGCGGCGGTAAAGCAGCGATACAACGAGGCTGTCGATTACAGCGAGTACGAAGACCAGATTCGCAACATGGTCGATAAGTACATCGGTGCCGATGAAGTGAAGCGGATCGTCAAGCCAGTAAATATCTTTGAAGTGGATAATCTCGAAGAAGAACTGGACGAGATCGAGGGGACGGCGGCGAAAGCGGACTTCATCGCTTCACGGGTCAAGAAGACCTGCACGGAGAAGATGGAGGAAGACCCCGTTCTGTACCAAAAGCTGTCTGAGGTTATCGACGAAGCGATTAAGGCATACCTTGAACAGCGGATGAGTGAGGAAGAATACCTCAAGAAGATGTTTGAGGCATGGAATGAAGCCAAAGAACAGGGATCGTCCAAAGTGCCTGCCGAGCTAAGAAGTGATCCTGAGGCCAAAGCGTACTTCCGATTGTTACAGGAAGGTTTTGAGAAGGTCTCGGAGGATGGTCGGACGGATCTTGCTGGCATTGCTGCGGAGACGGCGTTGAAGGCGAAGAAGATCGTTGAGGAAAGGAAGATTCGGGACTGGACGGACAACCGTGATGTGGTCCATGCCATGATGAACGATCTCGACGATTTGATGTTCTCCGCCAAAGGACGTTATGACCTGCCCCTATCGAGCGAGGACATCGATGAGATACTTGACGGAATCATGCGGGTCGCCAAACGACGGGAGACGCAGCCATGA
- the recJ gene encoding single-stranded-DNA-specific exonuclease RecJ, whose protein sequence is MDATWRILPHDISIVRSLERAASIPPVVAQLLVCRGIRDAEAAREFLDAKLSGLRDPELLPGVKEAAAVIHAAAHCDKKITIYGDYDADGITSTAILYRCLKLMGASVSYYVPHRIDEGYGLNNEALDKLAERETDLVITVDCGIASVAEAQHAKELGLELIVTDHHEMGDQLPDAKVLVHPRLPGTNYPFGGLCGAGVALKLAWALCQLECDSKRVTDRYKNYLLSAVGLASIGTVADVVPLTDENRLLVRHGLNCLREFPVPGVSALAKVTGLSDKPSLASDDIGFTLAPRLNAAGRLGQAQLAIELLTTDSNERAAALADYLHQLNDSRSSLERSVQLAATKQIKDEFDPENDPALVLAGHGWHPGIIGIVAGRLSDKYNRPVVMIALDEAGVKPGVGSCRSANGLNLHEALQACDHLLLGHGGHAAAAGLQIDESQIENFRHEFCEYAAANVTDEDRVSELVIDAEAPFTQLTRQIVEQIDQLGPFGQSNPRPLMCATGAKLAAPPRKIGGGERHLAIQLEHHGVKIRGVAFGRGEWADELEATDGPLDIAYHPVINTFRGRSNVELQLVAWKPTESKIPASQSG, encoded by the coding sequence ATGGATGCGACCTGGCGAATTCTACCGCACGATATTTCCATCGTCCGCTCTCTGGAACGAGCCGCTAGCATTCCTCCGGTGGTTGCCCAATTGCTGGTTTGCCGTGGCATCCGAGACGCCGAAGCGGCCCGCGAATTCCTCGACGCCAAGCTATCCGGCCTCCGCGATCCGGAACTTCTCCCCGGCGTAAAGGAAGCCGCCGCCGTCATCCACGCCGCTGCCCACTGCGACAAAAAGATCACCATTTACGGCGACTACGACGCCGACGGCATCACGTCGACCGCCATTCTGTATCGCTGCTTGAAGCTGATGGGAGCGTCCGTTTCGTACTACGTTCCGCATCGCATCGACGAAGGATACGGCCTGAACAACGAGGCCTTAGACAAGCTGGCCGAGCGCGAGACCGACCTGGTCATCACCGTCGACTGCGGCATCGCCAGCGTGGCCGAAGCCCAGCATGCCAAAGAGTTGGGACTGGAACTGATCGTTACCGACCATCACGAAATGGGGGATCAACTTCCCGATGCCAAGGTGCTGGTCCATCCACGTCTGCCGGGGACGAACTATCCGTTCGGCGGACTATGTGGAGCTGGCGTCGCGCTGAAGCTTGCCTGGGCGCTGTGCCAACTGGAATGCGATTCCAAACGCGTCACCGATCGCTACAAGAACTATTTATTGTCGGCCGTGGGACTGGCCTCGATCGGTACGGTCGCGGACGTTGTTCCCTTGACCGATGAAAACCGCCTGTTGGTGCGTCATGGCCTGAACTGCCTCCGCGAGTTTCCCGTGCCTGGCGTGAGCGCGCTGGCTAAAGTCACCGGCCTCAGCGATAAGCCCAGCCTGGCCAGTGACGACATCGGTTTCACTCTGGCACCACGTCTCAACGCGGCCGGGCGACTGGGACAAGCCCAACTGGCGATCGAGTTGCTGACGACCGATTCCAACGAACGGGCAGCCGCCTTGGCCGACTATCTGCATCAGCTCAACGATAGCCGTTCGAGCTTGGAACGCAGCGTTCAATTGGCCGCCACGAAACAGATCAAAGACGAGTTCGATCCGGAAAACGACCCGGCGCTCGTCCTCGCCGGCCACGGCTGGCACCCCGGCATCATCGGTATCGTCGCCGGTCGACTTTCCGACAAGTACAATCGCCCGGTGGTGATGATCGCCTTGGACGAAGCAGGCGTGAAACCAGGCGTCGGTTCGTGCCGTTCGGCCAATGGCTTGAACCTTCACGAGGCGCTCCAGGCCTGCGACCACTTATTACTGGGACACGGTGGCCACGCCGCGGCAGCCGGTCTGCAAATCGATGAATCACAAATCGAAAACTTCCGCCACGAGTTCTGCGAATACGCCGCCGCAAACGTCACCGACGAAGACCGCGTTTCCGAACTAGTGATCGACGCCGAAGCCCCGTTCACGCAGTTGACTCGTCAGATCGTCGAACAGATCGACCAGCTAGGCCCGTTCGGCCAAAGCAACCCTCGGCCCTTGATGTGTGCCACCGGAGCCAAACTGGCAGCCCCACCGAGAAAGATCGGCGGCGGCGAACGGCACCTGGCCATTCAGTTGGAACATCACGGCGTGAAAATCCGAGGCGTCGCCTTCGGCCGAGGCGAATGGGCCGACGAGTTGGAAGCAACCGATGGCCCGCTCGATATCGCCTATCATCCGGTGATCAACACATTCCGCGGCCGAAGCAATGTCGAGCTGCAACTGGTTGCCTGGAAGCCCACCGAGTCGAAGATTCCGGCCAGCCAGTCAGGTTGA
- the rpmG gene encoding 50S ribosomal protein L33, producing MAKKNKKAETVFLVCEETGDYNYSLRRKPGGEKLRLKKYCPRLRKHTVHAEKKK from the coding sequence ATGGCCAAGAAGAATAAAAAAGCTGAAACTGTATTTCTCGTTTGCGAAGAAACGGGCGACTACAACTACTCGCTCCGCCGCAAGCCAGGTGGTGAAAAGCTTCGCCTGAAGAAGTACTGCCCCCGTCTGCGTAAGCACACGGTTCACGCTGAAAAGAAGAAATAA
- a CDS encoding type I restriction-modification system subunit M — protein sequence MANGNGKASATVSQAEINGILWKACDTFRGAVDPSEYKNYILVMLFVKYISDVWQDHYDQLKAEYGDDEERIQRRLKRERFVLPAHCTFMSLYEQRNAANIGEIINTVLDEIEDSNKAKLEGVFRNIDFNSEASLGQTKERNNRLKSLLEDFSDPRLDLRPSRVGNMDVIGNAYEYLIGRFAAGAGKKAGEFYTPPEVSQLIARLVDPQPGERICDPACGSGSLLIKCGNQVGSKDFSLWGQENIGATWALAKMNMFLHGMDNARIEWGDTIRNPKLLSDDRLMKFEVVVANPPFSLDKWGADEAGADHYNRFHRGIPPKSKGDFAFISHMIETITETSGRVGVVVPHGVLFRGSTEGKIRQQLIEENLLDAVIGLPANLFFGTGIPAAILVFRKQKPDKSVVFIDASREYVDGKNQVSLSDAHLEKIVATYTARESIDKYAYVAHFDEIKENDFNLNIPRYVDTFEEEEEIDIRAVQEEIDELDGELAQVQEQMQGYLKELGFRVGDRP from the coding sequence ATGGCAAACGGAAACGGCAAAGCGTCGGCGACCGTCTCGCAGGCTGAGATCAACGGCATTCTTTGGAAAGCGTGTGATACCTTCCGAGGAGCGGTCGATCCCTCGGAGTACAAGAATTACATCCTTGTGATGTTGTTCGTGAAATACATCTCCGATGTCTGGCAGGATCATTACGACCAACTGAAAGCCGAGTACGGTGACGACGAAGAGCGGATTCAGCGGCGACTCAAGCGAGAGCGTTTTGTCTTGCCTGCTCATTGCACGTTCATGTCGCTCTATGAACAGCGGAACGCCGCCAATATTGGCGAGATCATCAACACCGTCCTCGATGAGATCGAAGACTCCAACAAGGCCAAGCTCGAAGGGGTCTTCCGCAACATCGACTTCAACTCGGAAGCCAGCCTTGGCCAGACCAAGGAGAGAAACAACCGACTCAAATCGCTGCTAGAAGATTTCAGCGATCCCCGTCTCGACCTGCGTCCTAGCCGGGTCGGGAATATGGATGTTATCGGCAACGCCTACGAGTACCTCATTGGCCGATTTGCAGCCGGGGCCGGAAAGAAAGCAGGCGAGTTCTATACACCGCCTGAAGTCTCGCAACTCATCGCTCGTCTGGTCGATCCGCAGCCGGGAGAACGCATCTGCGATCCGGCGTGCGGGTCGGGGTCGCTACTCATCAAGTGCGGCAATCAGGTCGGCTCGAAAGACTTCTCGCTGTGGGGACAGGAGAACATCGGGGCGACGTGGGCACTCGCCAAGATGAACATGTTCCTGCACGGCATGGACAACGCCCGCATCGAATGGGGCGACACGATCCGCAACCCCAAACTCCTCTCCGACGACCGGCTGATGAAGTTCGAAGTCGTCGTCGCCAATCCGCCGTTTTCGCTCGACAAATGGGGAGCCGACGAAGCGGGTGCCGATCATTACAACCGCTTTCATCGAGGCATTCCGCCCAAGAGCAAAGGGGACTTCGCCTTCATCTCGCACATGATTGAGACGATCACCGAGACCAGCGGACGGGTCGGCGTGGTCGTGCCGCATGGCGTGCTGTTCCGTGGCTCGACCGAAGGGAAGATTCGCCAGCAACTCATCGAAGAAAACCTGCTCGATGCCGTGATCGGTCTTCCGGCGAACCTGTTCTTCGGCACCGGCATCCCCGCCGCCATTCTCGTCTTCCGCAAGCAGAAGCCCGACAAGTCGGTCGTCTTCATCGACGCCAGTCGGGAATACGTGGACGGCAAGAATCAGGTGTCGCTGTCGGACGCTCACTTGGAAAAGATCGTCGCCACGTACACCGCACGGGAGAGCATAGACAAGTACGCCTATGTCGCCCACTTCGATGAGATCAAAGAGAACGATTTCAATTTGAACATTCCCCGCTATGTGGACACGTTCGAAGAGGAAGAGGAGATCGACATCCGGGCGGTGCAAGAAGAGATTGACGAACTCGATGGCGAGTTAGCCCAAGTCCAAGAGCAGATGCAGGGGTATCTGAAGGAGTTGGGTTTCAGAGTTGGGGACCGTCCATAA